In a genomic window of Sphingomonas koreensis:
- the rpoH gene encoding RNA polymerase sigma factor RpoH: MASGSNVPATIPALGGEQSLNRYLAEIKKFPILAPEQEYMLAKRFQEHGDPEAAAQLVTSHLRLVAKIAMGYRGYGLPVSELISEGNIGLMQGVKKFEPDRGFRLATYAMWWIRASIQEFILRSWSLVKMGTTAAQKKLFFNLRRMKAKLDAFEDGDLSPEHLAKIAKDLGVTEEEVTSMNRRMAMGGDTSLNVPMREDGEGQWQDWLADDSALQDEVVAEAQEADVRHTMLTEAMDELNEREQHILTERRLTDDPKTLEELSQVYGVSRERVRQIEVRAFEKLQKAMMRLAGDRRLLAVG; encoded by the coding sequence ATGGCAAGCGGAAGCAACGTCCCGGCGACGATCCCCGCACTCGGCGGTGAGCAGAGCCTCAACCGCTACCTGGCCGAGATCAAGAAGTTTCCGATCCTGGCGCCCGAGCAGGAATATATGCTCGCCAAGCGCTTTCAGGAACATGGCGATCCCGAAGCTGCCGCGCAGCTCGTGACCAGCCATTTGCGCCTCGTTGCGAAGATCGCGATGGGCTACCGCGGCTATGGCCTGCCGGTGTCCGAGCTGATCTCCGAGGGCAATATCGGCCTGATGCAGGGTGTGAAGAAGTTCGAGCCCGATCGCGGCTTCCGCCTCGCCACCTATGCGATGTGGTGGATCCGCGCCTCGATCCAGGAATTCATCCTGCGCTCGTGGAGCCTCGTGAAGATGGGCACGACCGCCGCGCAGAAGAAGCTGTTCTTCAACCTGCGCCGCATGAAGGCCAAGCTCGACGCGTTCGAGGATGGCGACCTTTCCCCCGAGCATCTCGCCAAGATCGCCAAGGATCTGGGCGTGACCGAGGAAGAGGTCACGTCGATGAACCGCCGCATGGCGATGGGCGGCGACACGTCGCTCAACGTGCCGATGCGCGAGGATGGCGAGGGTCAGTGGCAGGATTGGCTGGCCGACGACAGCGCGCTGCAGGACGAGGTCGTGGCCGAGGCGCAGGAGGCGGATGTCCGCCACACCATGCTGACCGAGGCGATGGACGAGCTCAACGAGCGCGAACAGCACATCCTGACCGAGCGCCGCCTGACCGACGATCCCAAGACGCTCGAGGAACTCTCGCAGGTCTACGGCGTGTCGCGTGAGCGCGTCCGCCAGATCGAGGTGCGTGCGTTCGAGAAGCTGCAAAAGGCGATGATGCGGCTGGCCGGCGACCGGCGTCTGCTCGCCGTCGGCTGA
- a CDS encoding DNA polymerase III subunit gamma/tau: MSDSLGLDEPAQPRDAAYRVLARKYRPQTFAQLIGQDAMVQTLGNAIRRDRLAHAFLLTGVRGVGKTSTARLIAKALNCIGPDGQGGPTIDPCGVCEPCRAIAEGRHIDVIEMDAASHTGVDDVREIIDASRYAAVSARYKIYIIDEVHMLSKNAFNALLKTLEEPPGHVKFLFATTEVQKVPVTVLSRCQRFDLRRIPAEKLAAHFAEVVAAEGAEAEPEALAMIARAAEGSARDGLSILDQAIAHAGIEGGAVSADAVRTMLGLSDRNAIRALFGRVIEGDAPGALGALRDQYDLGVDPQAVLKSLLETVHRVTLSKLGNEAVPGQAAEETAALAEWAGKLGFPALHRLWQLLLRGHDEVIRAALPIEACEMALLRVIHASTLPDPGDLARKIAEGLPVGAAPVAAPSGPAEPPAPRSLAEALERLEAAHEHHVAARARNLMRVIAFKEPVIEVSSQGLPADLVSDFEQAIRRVLGKRWSLRVIDAPGAETLAEVKAADAAAERDAVLRSPVVAAAFEAFPEAELIGWTPIRRTA; encoded by the coding sequence ACGAACCGGCACAGCCCCGTGATGCCGCCTATCGCGTGCTCGCGCGCAAATACCGGCCGCAGACCTTCGCCCAGCTCATCGGGCAGGATGCGATGGTGCAGACGCTGGGCAATGCGATTCGGCGCGACCGGCTGGCGCACGCCTTTCTGCTGACCGGCGTGCGCGGGGTCGGCAAGACCTCGACCGCGCGGCTGATCGCCAAGGCGCTGAACTGCATCGGGCCGGACGGGCAGGGCGGGCCGACGATCGATCCGTGCGGGGTGTGCGAACCCTGCCGCGCGATCGCCGAGGGGCGGCATATCGATGTGATCGAGATGGACGCGGCGAGCCATACCGGCGTCGACGATGTCCGCGAGATCATCGACGCGTCGCGCTACGCGGCGGTGTCGGCGCGGTACAAGATCTACATTATCGACGAAGTCCACATGCTGTCGAAGAACGCGTTCAACGCGCTGCTCAAGACGCTCGAGGAACCGCCGGGCCATGTGAAGTTCCTGTTCGCGACGACCGAGGTCCAGAAGGTGCCGGTGACGGTGCTGTCGCGCTGCCAGCGCTTCGACCTGCGCCGCATCCCGGCCGAGAAGCTCGCCGCGCATTTCGCCGAGGTAGTCGCGGCCGAGGGCGCCGAGGCCGAGCCCGAGGCGCTGGCGATGATCGCCCGCGCGGCCGAGGGCTCGGCCCGCGACGGCCTGTCGATCCTCGATCAGGCCATCGCGCATGCCGGGATCGAGGGCGGGGCGGTGAGCGCCGATGCGGTCCGCACCATGCTCGGCCTCTCGGACCGCAACGCGATCCGCGCGCTGTTCGGGCGGGTGATCGAGGGTGACGCGCCGGGCGCATTGGGCGCGCTGCGCGACCAGTATGATCTGGGCGTCGATCCCCAGGCGGTGCTCAAGTCGCTGCTCGAGACGGTCCACCGCGTGACCCTGTCGAAGCTCGGCAACGAGGCGGTTCCGGGTCAGGCGGCGGAAGAGACTGCGGCGCTGGCGGAATGGGCTGGCAAGCTCGGCTTCCCGGCGCTCCACCGGCTGTGGCAGCTGCTGCTGCGCGGTCATGACGAGGTGATCCGCGCCGCGCTGCCGATCGAGGCGTGCGAGATGGCGCTGCTCCGCGTCATCCACGCCTCGACCCTGCCCGATCCGGGCGATCTGGCGCGCAAGATCGCCGAAGGCCTTCCGGTCGGCGCCGCGCCGGTGGCCGCGCCCTCGGGCCCGGCCGAACCGCCCGCGCCGCGGTCGCTGGCGGAGGCGCTGGAACGGCTGGAAGCGGCGCACGAGCATCACGTCGCCGCGCGCGCGCGCAACCTCATGCGCGTGATCGCGTTCAAGGAGCCGGTGATCGAAGTCAGCAGCCAGGGGTTGCCCGCCGATCTGGTGAGCGATTTCGAGCAGGCGATCCGCCGCGTGCTGGGCAAGCGCTGGTCTCTGCGCGTGATCGACGCCCCGGGCGCCGAGACGCTCGCCGAAGTCAAGGCCGCCGATGCCGCAGCAGAGCGCGACGCGGTGTTGCGTTCGCCCGTCGTCGCCGCCGCGTTCGAAGCATTTCCCGAAGCCGAGCTGATCGGCTGGACCCCAATCCGGAGGACCGCATGA
- the mtgA gene encoding monofunctional biosynthetic peptidoglycan transglycosylase yields the protein MWAGKALLAFIAGSLLLVLIFRFVPPPFTLTMAGDLVSGHGITKQWTPLSRIDPDMARAAIAAEDSSFCTHSGFDYDAIAAAMYRNAKGGKVLRGGSTISQQTAKNVFLWQGGGFFRKGLEAWFTILIELIWPKKRIMEVYLNVAETGIGTYGVEAGSQRYFGHSASKMTRAEAARIAAVLPLPKKRAGVAPKGFTRRYGNAITARIGVVQNEGLDACLR from the coding sequence ATCTGGGCCGGCAAGGCTCTGCTGGCGTTCATCGCCGGCTCGCTGCTGCTGGTGCTGATCTTCCGTTTCGTCCCCCCGCCCTTCACGCTGACCATGGCGGGCGATCTGGTCTCGGGCCATGGTATCACCAAGCAATGGACGCCGCTGAGCCGGATCGACCCCGACATGGCGCGGGCCGCGATCGCCGCAGAGGATTCGTCCTTCTGCACGCATAGCGGCTTCGACTATGACGCGATCGCTGCGGCGATGTACCGCAATGCCAAGGGCGGCAAGGTGCTGCGCGGCGGATCGACCATCAGCCAGCAGACCGCGAAGAACGTCTTCCTGTGGCAAGGCGGCGGCTTCTTCCGCAAGGGGCTGGAGGCGTGGTTCACCATCCTGATCGAGCTGATCTGGCCCAAGAAGCGGATCATGGAAGTCTATCTGAACGTCGCAGAGACGGGGATCGGCACCTATGGCGTCGAGGCGGGCTCGCAACGCTATTTCGGGCACAGCGCGTCGAAGATGACCCGCGCCGAAGCCGCGCGCATCGCCGCGGTGCTGCCGCTACCCAAGAAAAGGGCGGGCGTCGCCCCAAAGGGTTTCACCCGCCGCTATGGCAATGCGATCACGGCGCGGATCGGCGTCGTTCAGAATGAAGGGCTGGACGCCTGCCTGCGCTGA
- a CDS encoding YbaB/EbfC family nucleoid-associated protein — protein MKSIEDIMAMAQNVQDELTKAQANLDGIEVEGVSGGGLIKVKASAKGRIIGVDIDESLLAPSEKQMLEDLIAAALNDARAKADAAAQSEMSKLSSGIPLPPGFKLPF, from the coding sequence ATGAAGAGTATCGAAGACATCATGGCCATGGCGCAGAACGTTCAGGACGAGCTGACCAAGGCCCAGGCCAATCTCGACGGGATCGAGGTCGAAGGCGTTTCCGGCGGCGGCCTGATCAAGGTCAAGGCCAGCGCCAAGGGCCGCATCATCGGCGTCGATATCGACGAATCGCTGCTCGCGCCCAGCGAGAAGCAGATGCTGGAGGATCTGATCGCGGCCGCGCTCAACGACGCACGGGCGAAGGCGGATGCGGCTGCGCAGAGCGAGATGTCGAAGCTTTCCAGCGGCATCCCGCTGCCGCCGGGCTTCAAGCTGCCCTTCTGA